Proteins encoded within one genomic window of Oceanithermus desulfurans:
- the cas1e gene encoding type I-E CRISPR-associated endonuclease Cas1e, which translates to MSQLQNLQELPRFSDGLSYLYVEHAVIEQEARAIAVFREEGSVLVPVANLGVLALGPGTRITHAAVRTLAASGVSILWVGEDYGRFYAQGLGETRSARRLMKQARIWAHPRLHMEVVRRLYRYRFPEPLPDDLTLDQLRGYEGVRVRDTYARFSKETGVPWHGRNYDRSNWGAADPVNRALSAASAFLYGVVHAAIVSAGYSPALGFIHVGKQTSFVYDVADLYKADTTIPAAFYTVAESEHKVESRVRARLKETLREQKVLQRAVSDVHRLFTGLSKELDAEGEEELDPLTALWDPCGEVEGGVAYGGDHPGEGEPESAG; encoded by the coding sequence ATGAGCCAGCTTCAGAACCTGCAGGAGTTGCCGCGCTTCAGCGACGGGCTTTCGTACCTGTACGTGGAGCACGCGGTGATCGAGCAGGAGGCGCGGGCGATCGCGGTATTTCGCGAGGAGGGCTCGGTGCTCGTACCCGTGGCCAATCTGGGCGTGCTGGCCCTGGGCCCTGGAACACGCATTACCCACGCCGCCGTGCGTACCCTGGCCGCCTCGGGTGTAAGCATCCTGTGGGTGGGTGAAGACTACGGCCGTTTTTATGCTCAGGGCTTGGGGGAAACCCGTTCCGCGCGCAGGCTGATGAAGCAGGCCCGCATATGGGCGCACCCAAGGCTGCACATGGAGGTCGTGAGGCGTCTTTACCGCTACCGATTTCCCGAACCCCTACCCGACGACCTGACGCTCGACCAGCTCCGCGGCTACGAAGGGGTGCGCGTGCGTGACACCTACGCCCGTTTCAGCAAGGAAACAGGCGTGCCCTGGCATGGCCGCAACTACGACCGCAGCAACTGGGGTGCGGCCGATCCGGTGAACCGCGCACTTTCGGCAGCCTCGGCCTTCCTGTACGGAGTAGTTCATGCGGCCATTGTTTCTGCGGGATACAGTCCGGCACTCGGCTTTATCCACGTGGGCAAGCAGACCTCATTCGTCTACGACGTAGCCGATCTGTACAAGGCCGACACCACCATTCCCGCAGCGTTCTACACGGTGGCCGAGTCGGAACACAAGGTGGAAAGCCGGGTTCGCGCGCGGCTAAAGGAAACGCTCAGAGAACAAAAGGTCTTGCAGCGTGCGGTATCGGACGTGCACAGGCTGTTTACGGGCTTGTCGAAAGAGCTGGATGCCGAAGGAGAAGAGGAACTGGACCCTCTGACCGCACTTTGGGACCC